CAAGGGGAGGGAGGCCATTGACCTGCTTGCCAGTCAGTCACCGGTGCCTTTCCACCAGTCGTCACACGGGGAATGGAGCCAGGACAAAATGTGGGAAGGAAgggttatttttgtgtgtgagtgtgcctGTGAAATAGTCTTACCCAGTCTCGTGTCTCAGCTAGCTCACCCGTAAGGTAAAACAAAACCCTGGTTAGTTTGGTGATGGTTGCTAGTTCTTGTTGGACCCATTTGCCCTGCAAAGTATATCACATGAATTAAAAATTTACAGCAGTAGTAACACAgatcacagcaaaaatttctTACACTACACATTAGTAGGTTATAACCCCCCCTTACACATTTACTCTACAACTACACGGCAGTCTAGCTAGCCAGGAGGCCGAGCTCCATTCCCCGTGTGGCGATGGGTGGAAAAGACACCGCTGACCAACAGGTCAGCCGCAAAGGAAGGGAGGCGACTGACCTGCTTGGCAGCCGGCCAGCCAGCGGTGCCTTTCCACCCGTCACATGGAATGGAGCCAGGACAAATGTgggaaataatttttggggggtcgtGTGAACTAGTGTTACCTGCTGTCatgtgaaagaggaataaaattattttgtcctctttgcgtgtttgaaaacttgaagacagatttaatgtaagaaaaatacacctttgcaaaaatgatttaatgtaagaaaggTCAGcgatctctggacaaataacagcctctaattcatcacttaaacaggtgtgattcagagcgtcaaatgtactcttctgcgtgtacaatggcttcttatagttaaaaatacctcctccttttcatttatagactaaacatattcTTGGTACTTTtacgtgagcagatggcgtaaacaaggtcaggtgtgggtgtgtttttgggacaaattctgtccaaggactaaatgtgttttcgcacaaaacgctgagaaggaacttttttagactaaatagtatgtcccagtttaaggtcagattatacgaagtcaacaccacCTTCTCTGcccaggacacaaaacatttagaCAAGgtcaatataaagaattaaaatgttaataatgtgtaacaatggttaatatatgaaatgaagaattaaaaatgttataatatctatcacatGTCTCAGCAGACTCATTATGcgcaagtcaaaacaaaacccagGTTACTTTGATGCTGGTCGCTAGTTTTTGATCGACCCATTTGCCCTGcaaaatacatcacaaaaactaATTACAGTAGCAGTAACACAGATcacagaaacaaaataaaaaacactacaCATGAGTAGTTTTAAACCTCCTGTccctgaaggaatattttgattactatattaagtgtaatctttgcgtgtccaaataattgtattcagaatctgatgaagaagttttccttgcaaggatttatttagaagcctctaaagacacagtcaggacacccacatctgaatgcaatgtggagcccccaagtgtgtgacaatttacagaacatcgactcatttatactcaaaagataaaaggttcctcttcccctcctaagttgattaaaggacagacatgtcgactcctagtgaacaaatgtgtgatgttattagtaagcagacgtttacatacagacatgttgattccaggttggacaaaggtgtaatgttattagtaaacagacatttacatatagttccccttcttgactgggtgaacaaatgcaatcaggatctggccccagacttttagtctctaatgacaaaagactctgataacatcatgcacattcctatcttcaatagctttgagggtgagaggataaaataaagttcacaaaatcaccatcccactgtattcttttaaatactcatgattatatcacatctatatgctttataagtaaatccaaaaacagtaaaattataaattgaaaatattgaatgtCTTCATCCCCCATTTACTCCGCAACTAGGCAGCAGTTTAGTTAGCCTCCCGGCTAGCTAGCTGGTTGGCAGGCTAGCTAAGCTAGGTTAGCTTAGCCTAGTAAATTTTGACTGTTTAGAATGGAATTTGCTCTCCATTATTCCAtcaatatattttgttattgagaAAAAAGCATCTGGTTTCttcacaacaacacaaaaatgctTTGGTCTCGTAGAAAATGACTCGTAATTTAAAGTTACTTTTCCAGCaagacttttcattttattccgTCTATAAAAGCGACTAATACTGCGTCGTTAAAACCAACTGCACAAAGAGGAGCctcttacaaaaaaattgttttttcttcttaatacAAAACGGGAAAACTACACAGTATTGCACAAAGGGTAAAGTTGTCAATCTCTATCTGCAGCACAAATATATCGTAAGAGAGAAATAAATTAAGACTGAATTGGATTGGTTAAACAGCAGTCGAGTTGTCGGGaaagaaaaatgccatttttgatAGTCGCGCGGCTGCCCTACATGAAagaaaatatgtacatttttcattggcGTAGAGCAAGGGACGGTGCGCCCACCGTTGCCGCCGTTGCCGCCGTTGCCACCGTTGCCGCCGTTGCCGCCTTTGGATTGGCAGGATGAGGACGCTACTTGTCGATGAGGCCCGCCTCCTTGATCTTGGTGTAGAAGAACTTCTCGAGTAGGTTGGCGCACTTGTAGTACTCACTCTCGGGCGGGTTGTACTCGCGGCAGTTGGTGAAGACGCGCTGCATGTCGGCCATGAAGAGCTTGCGAGTGGCGCAGTAGCGGCTCTTCAGACGCTCGCTCATCATCCTCAGGTCTGACCAGCATCCGAACACGTTTATGGCAAGTCAACAAAACACATGAAATGTTTGACTGTACGGGTATTTCAAAGGCTATAAACGTTTTTAAAAACTAGCATGCCTCCATGTTGTTTTTGCAAAACAATCCGTACTACATGCATGTTACTCCCAAGTTGTTCTTTcaaatgtcctgttttttaaatgccttactatactaCAAGTATATTGAAAAACATATTACACAAGTTGATGAAAATAGCCCTACACTGCATAATTCCATGTAGAAATGAAAATTACAATACCGCATCGTTTTTAAGTCTTAACctactgtaattatttttggaaatgtCTCTCGATGCGTagatgccattttttaaatgcatgcacacatatttttaaaaagcctttatcattttgtaaaaacaaaacaaagaactaAATCATTGctaaaagtgaatattttttacattactatacattgttttttaaatacctgaatacattttttaaacgccTTACTAGACataattttgtgtaaaaaaaaaagaaagttttattttacatgcctgactatacatatttttttccccagtgcaTTACTATATAGCATATTTGTAAAATCCTAAATACATGTTTAGAGAAAAACACCGTACTATACATAATTTTAGGgggagaaaaacttttttttaatgcctacaTGTTATTTGTTTGTCTCAGTACATTGTTATAAAGCCTGTTTTTACAGTTAATGCCtatgtgtaaaaataataataataaaaataaaaataaactatatatttttagattttactatacattgccataaaaaaaagatttgtgtgtttttttctttaattttttaaagccTTACTACACACGGTGTTGTTATTTTAAACGGCTAATTTACCAGATGTGCTTATGTTGCTAGTGTAAATGTGGATTTGACTCACCCATGGGGAGGCGGATAACTTGGTAGTATCCCGGAGCCTCGCTTTTCATGTCAGGTTCAACGAAGGGCCAAGCGTTCTGGTGACCCCGACAGACGAGACCACGCCGAGTCgagcgcgtgtgcgtgtgagtaACATGTAAGTCACCTTGACGCGCTGCAGGATGTTCTTGAGCGCGCCGTACAGCTGCTCAGGGTCTTTGATGTCCTTCCTGCAGGAGAGGCAAGGTTATCCCAAGGTCACAAATGGCGACAGAGTGCGCTTACTCACCCTTTGGCCAGCGGCTTCCATCCGGTTTCACCCGCGGACGCACACAAGAGAGGTCAAACCAGGGACGACGGCAAGCGAGGGGGCAAAAGGACGCACGGACGCCGGGGATGCTTTAGATGGGAATCTGCCCGACGCCGTCCTTGAAGCACGAAAGGCCCGGGTAGACTTTGCGGATCTGTACCCGCTTCCTCTCCATCAGCTTCTTGATGATCTGACCACACGTAAATTCTTTGTCATCTCAAATGCGCACGCTGTCATTTGCACATACTACTTTGAAACCATGAGCGTACTTAAAGATCCTAATAGAAAAGCCTAACCCCAGTTTTTATAACACTcaattgaaaccctactttgaaacaaagCATATTTTAAATTCCTAATTATAGTTTGACATCCTACCCCATttaaaaaccctactttcaaaccctaagcCTACTTTAAGATCATAACTCTAAGCCCAgtttaaaacacaaatttgaaaccctaagcctaccTAAATCCCTAATTgaaaacacttaccctaatataaaaaaaaaacataagtgtagtttgaaatcctacttaaaaaccctaactaaagtttaaaaccctactttgaaaaaacaaaaaaacaactatagcGAGGCGgggtttttttcataaaaaaaaaaagtagcgacCAGGCGTtttttgtcctgttttttttttcattgaacgATCATGTTTAGCAaggtgtttgttttcattttaaaaaacgagCATGTATAGAAAGGTGTATTTTTTGATTCCGAGCCACCGTCACGCGGTGAGTGAGCTGACACGGGTTCCACGTGTTGTAGGACTCTTTACAGGTGAATTCATGCGCACGATTAGCTGCGCTGATCTTTGTGCAAGTGTCGGGACACGAGACATGTCTCCATCCAAGCACTTGGTTTGGAAATAGAGAAGATTTCAAATCTGACGTTTATGTGAAGACACTCAACGGTTTTTCAATGCCTTGGTGTATTAGAGgagatttgtttgcattgtaGAACTTTTTGTCCATTTGAGTTGTATGAAATAATCAGTCACACGGTGAGAaggatttcttctttcttgGTATTGTAGTAAGATGAATACTTACTCTtccgtgttcatgatgttgattatcaaaacatacaatgagatcagtgaattcaggcattacctaaggattttattcacaaatttgtggacagtgAGAATATGCAGCCACCCGCGCCATTATTGATTCTCAACTGTGTCGCCCAACCCCCTGCTCGTCCTTCATATTCTTTGTCCTTGCAAAAAACTTTCCCAGTTAGTCACATGGTacctccttctttccttcccccTCGTAGTCACAAGATGGAACACAGGTAATCAGGTAAGGGTTGATgttgtttacagaagagacagagagagagagactgggGAGCCTTAGTATAAACAAAGGGGTCTAATTAATCTAATCtatctaattaattaaaataatctcAGGAGAGCACAAAGAGAAAACcaccccctcacatcatttgaattctcacacaaaactatactgagtaaatcaaagcaattttgtccaattctaaatagttataactaaatcaaaacagttataattaaattgaaacagaagattcacttCAGTATCAAGCAGTCAAATAGCAGCAATGGATTTCTGTCACATTTCCTGAAAGCTGGTTTTCCTTCCTGATCATCCTTAACGgcggttctcaaacttttgacaCCAAGTAGCATCTAAAGAAATTcaaccaacattaaaatacagtcgTGTCGTTGGCCCAAGTGTCCATCAAAACGATACAGAGGTTTGATTTCTTATTGTAAACTCACATTATGCAATTGGAACattcacacaagaaaaaaaataatcaactcaTCCACTCAAACAGACTTTATGCATAGCTTCCTTGTAGTATgcttatttaatgttttaatataaGTAGCATTTATTTGTCAatgatttgtttctttttctttttgcgtAGCACTAGAGAGCCGCATAGCACTGGTGCTACTAGCTAATTATTACAACTACTGATCGATGCAGTATCCAAATAGAATGTGATTGTAGATTGTTCCAGGACTGCTTTCACAGTTAATTGGTACATTTATCATAATGCGACAATGTTGTTGCTTGCACTTGTCATTTGACCTTGTAAATATTGGACCAATTAAAGGACGATGAATGACAAACATGCAAAATAACGTGCACTTTTTGCCTGCGACCAGCAAATGTGACAAATGTTCATGACATATCACAAGATGCAAACCACTcataaaggaagaaaaaagtgGAAGGCCAGattatgtttgtatttatttatttattgtaaacaaGTACAGAAATGAGACAGGAACAAAGCTTGTCTGATGGGGACAAGACGAATCTCGACCAAAGTGATGAAAAGGCCAAACGTATGGAACACCAAAATTGAAATAAAGCTCGAATTTTTAATATCATGGAAAGACTAATAACAATTTGATTGTCAatgctttcttttattttaaatgaaaagagaACGTTATCATGATGCATGCCTGACCATTTCGCCACCCAGAGTGTTAACGTATGTTGTATTCGTTTTGGATTCCAACAATTTGTCACTGAAAGCATTTCTCATACTGACCAGGAGATGGCGACAGTGTGGAGCCTGAAGACGATCTGGAATGTTGTTCCAGCCTAAATGCCCCAACCGCTAACTACACACATAATGGACATTGTTGGTAACGATCctgaaaatttaattaattaaaaacaaaacaaaaaaaacaacaactttggttGTGATTGACTTTGACTTTTGTGGCGGAAAAGGAGAAAAGCAACACTTTTGCAGTCCTGATGACAGGCCAGCGGGCGGCGCTAGTGTGCAAAAAGCGGGAGATAGTGGATGACGTCAGGCCTGCAGTTTATAAAGCGACAGGTGCGCGTTTATTGGATTGTTCACCATTAACGGCAAGATGGCGGCCGCACTCGTGGCCTTCTGTTAGGTTGGTGAGCGAGCGCACGAGTAAATGTGTTTGGCGTTTGTTGTCTATTCTCATGATGGCACTTCTTGCAGGATTTTCACACTCGAGGGACTCAACAGCGGTTGCGGTTTGAGCACCTCACATCAAAATTCGCTTCACTTTGCTTAATTTACCACGCAGTCCTTGCTCTT
The sequence above is drawn from the Vanacampus margaritifer isolate UIUO_Vmar chromosome 17, RoL_Vmar_1.0, whole genome shotgun sequence genome and encodes:
- the LOC144036902 gene encoding histone acetyltransferase KAT2B-like, whose protein sequence is MKSEAPGYYQVIRLPMDLRMMSERLKSRYCATRKLFMADMQRVFTNCREYNPPESEYYKCANLLEKFFYTKIKEAGLIDK